One Pyrofollis japonicus DNA window includes the following coding sequences:
- a CDS encoding 1-(5-phosphoribosyl)-5-[(5-phosphoribosylamino)methylideneamino]imidazole-4-carboxamide isomerase yields MKLLPSIDLEAGEAVKRVRGVRGTGLRLGDPLALAERIASYGFKWIHVVDLDGAEKGAPSPWNLSIVEKIANDIGVSIEFGGGIRSIEAAIEACSKGVRRLVIGSAWFHSPGFLDDVVDTTGCQVLAAVEEDSDGRLLSRGWREKERLSTMEALRLIASTKADGVFYTQVWVEGSLGGPSFERVRNVRKEVKGLLIYSGGVSSIADLEALEALRVDGVVVGMALYSGKISWEEAARYA; encoded by the coding sequence GTGAAGCTCCTACCCTCAATAGACTTGGAGGCCGGTGAGGCGGTTAAGCGTGTACGAGGGGTGAGGGGCACCGGCCTCCGGCTCGGAGACCCCCTGGCATTGGCGGAGCGCATAGCGAGCTACGGCTTCAAGTGGATCCACGTGGTTGATCTAGATGGTGCTGAGAAGGGTGCACCGAGCCCCTGGAACCTCAGTATAGTAGAGAAAATAGCCAACGATATAGGTGTTAGCATTGAGTTTGGCGGAGGAATCCGCAGCATTGAGGCAGCGATTGAGGCGTGTAGCAAGGGTGTGAGGAGACTAGTAATAGGGTCCGCGTGGTTCCACAGCCCCGGCTTCCTCGACGATGTGGTAGATACTACTGGTTGCCAGGTCTTAGCAGCGGTGGAGGAGGATAGTGACGGCCGTCTCCTCTCCCGTGGCTGGAGAGAAAAGGAGCGATTAAGCACGATGGAGGCGCTGAGGCTAATCGCCTCGACAAAGGCAGACGGTGTGTTCTATACACAGGTATGGGTCGAGGGCTCCCTCGGAGGACCTAGCTTTGAGAGAGTAAGAAACGTGCGCAAGGAGGTGAAGGGGCTCCTCATCTACTCGGGAGGCGTCTCGAGCATTGCTGACCTAGAGGCTCTTGAAGCGCTCCGCGTAGACGGTGTGGTCGTCGGGATGGCCCTTTACTCTGGAAAGATTAGCTGGGAGGAGGCTGCTCGCTATGCCTAG
- a CDS encoding imidazoleglycerol-phosphate dehydratase: MPRKARVVRETRETKIIVNIVLEPGDAKVSTGIGFFDHMLETLLRYMGASGSVEAVDKRGFDDHHVVEDTALTLGEAIARAIGSAGIKRFGYAIVPMDEVLVLAAVDVSGRSGAYVELPFTREEIGGLALENIHHFVSSLASAMRATIHVRAIATGNNHHLAEAAFKALGMALREALAPSAETISTKGEVRLDAS, encoded by the coding sequence ATGCCTAGGAAGGCAAGAGTTGTGCGAGAGACTCGGGAGACGAAGATAATTGTCAACATAGTGTTGGAGCCTGGTGACGCGAAAGTCTCCACGGGGATAGGGTTCTTTGACCACATGTTGGAGACGCTTCTACGCTACATGGGTGCGAGTGGCTCAGTTGAGGCGGTTGACAAGCGCGGCTTCGACGACCACCACGTGGTAGAGGATACAGCGCTCACGCTAGGCGAAGCAATAGCCAGGGCTATCGGATCTGCCGGGATAAAGAGGTTTGGCTACGCGATAGTCCCCATGGACGAGGTCCTCGTCCTCGCAGCGGTAGATGTCTCGGGGCGCTCCGGCGCGTATGTTGAGCTGCCATTTACCCGGGAAGAGATAGGCGGCCTAGCACTAGAAAACATACACCACTTCGTATCCTCGCTCGCCTCGGCAATGCGTGCAACAATACACGTTAGGGCCATCGCCACGGGGAATAACCACCACCTCGCCGAGGCGGCGTTCAAGGCTCTCGGCATGGCTCTGCGAGAAGCACTCGCACCCAGCGCCGAGACTATAAGCACTAAGGGAGAGGTGAGGCTGGATGCCAGCTAA
- the hisF gene encoding imidazole glycerol phosphate synthase subunit HisF produces the protein MPAKRIIACLDVDKGRVVKGIRFRNLRDQGDPVELAARYEEEGVDELVFLDITATVEDREPLYRVVRDVASTITVPFTVGGGVRSIEDFGRLLDSGADKVSINTAAVKNPRLVQEAAKEYGSQAVVVAIDAARSAAGGWEVYVAGGRIPTGIDAVKWARKAAELGAGEILLTSIDRDGTRQGYDLELTGAVVEAVNVPVIASGGAGEPRHFLEAFTIAGADAALAAGVFHEALIRIPDLKKYLLERGVEVRPPDG, from the coding sequence ATGCCAGCTAAGAGAATCATTGCTTGCTTAGACGTGGATAAGGGGCGAGTAGTCAAGGGGATTCGGTTCCGGAACCTAAGGGATCAGGGCGACCCGGTAGAGCTTGCTGCAAGGTACGAGGAGGAGGGTGTTGACGAGCTAGTGTTTCTCGACATAACTGCTACGGTGGAGGATCGTGAACCCCTCTATCGCGTTGTAAGGGACGTTGCAAGCACGATAACGGTGCCCTTTACTGTCGGCGGCGGCGTGCGTAGCATTGAGGACTTCGGCCGATTACTTGACAGCGGCGCTGACAAGGTGTCAATAAACACGGCTGCCGTTAAGAATCCACGACTCGTCCAGGAAGCAGCCAAAGAGTATGGCTCACAAGCAGTAGTAGTAGCGATAGACGCTGCCCGAAGTGCCGCGGGCGGCTGGGAAGTATACGTAGCGGGTGGTCGCATACCCACCGGCATAGACGCGGTGAAATGGGCTAGAAAAGCAGCCGAGCTTGGTGCAGGAGAGATACTGTTAACAAGCATTGACCGTGATGGAACGAGGCAGGGCTATGACCTCGAGCTTACAGGGGCTGTTGTTGAGGCAGTGAATGTACCGGTTATAGCGAGTGGGGGTGCTGGCGAGCCCCGGCACTTCCTTGAAGCATTCACTATTGCGGGAGCCGATGCGGCTCTCGCTGCAGGCGTTTTCCATGAGGCGTTGATCCGCATACCTGACCTCAAGAAATACCTCTTAGAGCGTGGTGTTGAGGTGAGGCCTCCCGATGGGTAG
- the hisG gene encoding ATP phosphoribosyltransferase, with amino-acid sequence MLRIAVPNKGRLRAPALRLLESAGIEPLYGDSDRALVVPTSREDVKIVYVRAEDIPSIVASGAAELGITGRDYVVESGARVEEVADLGFGRARLVVAVPRSSGIRSLEELPDGVRVATKYVNIARKFFEEHGIAAEILRISGASEVMPSLGACDAVVDIVSTGTTMRLHGLVPIATVLETSARLIKSPLVRDDEDTVNEVIEALRSVVRARRHKLVLMNVPDRVLHEVLSVLPSMSGPTLARIEAPEPMWEVMTVVPIDKLSKVVFEAKKRGARDILVLSVERVIP; translated from the coding sequence ATGCTGAGGATAGCTGTCCCCAACAAGGGTAGGCTACGTGCTCCTGCGCTCCGTCTCTTGGAGTCTGCGGGCATTGAGCCGCTGTACGGTGACTCTGATAGGGCGCTTGTGGTCCCGACGAGTAGGGAGGATGTGAAAATAGTTTATGTGAGGGCCGAGGATATCCCGAGCATTGTTGCTTCGGGTGCAGCCGAGCTAGGCATCACTGGGCGAGACTACGTTGTTGAGTCGGGTGCACGGGTAGAAGAAGTAGCCGACCTAGGATTTGGTCGTGCAAGGCTTGTTGTCGCGGTGCCGCGTAGCAGCGGGATAAGGAGTCTCGAAGAACTACCTGACGGTGTGCGAGTGGCTACAAAGTACGTCAATATTGCCAGGAAGTTCTTCGAGGAGCATGGGATAGCTGCCGAGATTCTAAGGATAAGCGGTGCCTCAGAGGTTATGCCTAGCCTTGGTGCATGTGACGCTGTTGTTGACATAGTGTCGACCGGGACCACTATGAGGCTTCACGGCCTTGTGCCCATTGCCACCGTTCTTGAGACAAGTGCACGGCTCATAAAGAGCCCGTTGGTGCGCGACGACGAGGACACGGTTAACGAGGTAATAGAGGCGTTGAGGAGTGTTGTTAGAGCCCGTAGGCACAAGCTCGTGCTCATGAATGTGCCAGACCGGGTTCTCCATGAGGTCCTCTCGGTCCTTCCATCGATGAGTGGCCCGACGCTTGCACGCATAGAGGCGCCGGAGCCTATGTGGGAGGTTATGACTGTTGTGCCTATTGATAAATTGTCCAAGGTTGTTTTTGAGGCTAAGAAGAGGGGTGCAAGAGACATACTCGTACTGAGCGTTGAGAGGGTGATACCGTGA